A window from Schistosoma haematobium chromosome 1, whole genome shotgun sequence encodes these proteins:
- a CDS encoding hypothetical protein (EggNog:ENOG41KOG1908~COG:A), with product MIPKCVSKKSVKFPGECNLVTCVIDPVDPWLNRQCLSPAELISVYKFQCNLSSIQPLYSVISQLQSIDLRQSLERKHVFNLKGCQLNGGHIDMLEYVFKYVQFQYVNLENTNLDDESVESLYEILSYYETCTGLCLARNPNVTSTGWIPVAFLFREVSEHVVMSITMLRPYNLFWLLERLIYLFFLSHALTLLIIHLSTLTFYMSGYVCTLHIIFVTCL from the exons ATGATACCAAAATGTGTCAGTAAAAAGTCTGTAAAATTTCCTGGGGAATGTAATCTTGTTACGTGTGTGATAGATCCAGTTGATCCTTGGTTAAACA GACAGTGCTTATCACCTGCTGAGTTAATCAgtgtttataaatttcaatgtaATCTCTCTTCGATCCAACCTTTGTATAGTGTCATTTCACAGTTACAA TCTATAGATTTGAGGCAGTCTCTAGAACGGAAACACGTTTTTAATCTTAAGG GTTGTCAACTTAATGGTGGACATATTGATATGCTGGAATATGTTTTCAAATACGTCCAATTTCAATACGTAAATTTGGAAAACACCAATCTTGATGACGAG TCTGTTGAATCATTATATGAAATTTTGAGTTATTATGAAACATGTACAGGATTGTGTTTGGCTCGAAACCCTAATGTTACGTCTACCGGCTGGATCCCTGTCGCTTTTCTATTTCGAGAAGTAAGTGAACATGTTGTAATGTCGATTACTATGTTAAGACCATATAACTTGTTCTGGCTTCTGGAGAGACTAATATATCTATTCTTCTTAAGTCAcgctttgaccttgttaattattcacttatcaaccctaactttttatatgagcggatatgtgtgtacacttcatattaTATTCGtaacatgtctgtaa